In Bartonella bovis 91-4, the following proteins share a genomic window:
- a CDS encoding NADP-dependent malic enzyme: MKKSGKDQKTYKKAYSASEQEALDFHSCGRPGKLEIVATKSMATQRDLALAYSPGVAVPVKEIARNPVLAYDYTAKGNLVAVISNGTAILGLGNLGALASKPVMEGKAVLFKRFSDIDAIDLEIDTNDTESFINLVRHLEPSFGGINLEDIKAPDCFIIESRLREIMNIPVFHDDQHGTAVIVAAGVLNALHLTGRDMKNTRLVCNGAGSAGIACVELIKAMGFPPENILLCDTKGVVYKGREEGMNQWKSAHAIQTDKRTLAEAMKGADIFFGVSVKGALTREMVKSMAPRPIIFAMANPDPEIAPEEVMQVRDDAIIATGRSDYPNQINNVLCFPYIFRGALDVRATVINESMKIAAARAIADLAHEDVPDSVAEAYHGNRLKFGPNYIIPVPFDPRLLTVVSIAVAKAAMESGVARKHIDDLEAYERDLNARRDPIASTMRGVYNHVRQAPKQIVFAEGEEEQVMRAAASYVHQKLGKAILIGREKQIKNTADVAGIDLEREGISIINAKLSQYTHAYADYLYKKMQRQGWLLRDCHRRINNDRNYFAACMVALGHADVMITGVTRNYETALMDIRRVIDEKPKERLLGISMAICRERTVFIADTAIYEHPSAEELADIAEQTASFVRGLGYQPRVAFLAFSTFGYMKGQVTQHIQNAIDLLYERKVDFEFDGEMSADVALNSKLMQQYPFMKLTEPANILVMPGYHSSSIASKMLQELGQATIIGPILIGLKKSVQIVPFSGHDTNIVNIATLAAYYAAKIV; this comes from the coding sequence ATGAAAAAAAGTGGAAAAGATCAAAAAACGTATAAAAAAGCTTATAGTGCAAGTGAGCAAGAAGCTCTTGATTTTCATAGCTGTGGTCGGCCAGGAAAGCTTGAAATTGTCGCAACAAAGTCTATGGCAACTCAGCGTGATTTAGCACTAGCTTATTCGCCGGGTGTGGCAGTTCCGGTTAAAGAAATCGCTCGCAATCCAGTATTGGCTTATGATTATACAGCAAAGGGCAATCTTGTTGCTGTTATATCAAATGGGACGGCTATCTTAGGTTTAGGAAACTTGGGGGCACTAGCATCTAAACCGGTGATGGAAGGAAAAGCGGTACTCTTTAAGCGTTTTTCAGATATCGATGCGATTGATTTAGAAATTGACACAAACGATACAGAAAGTTTTATCAATTTAGTGCGTCATTTGGAGCCATCTTTTGGTGGCATTAATCTTGAAGATATTAAGGCGCCTGATTGCTTTATTATCGAAAGCCGTTTGCGCGAGATAATGAATATTCCTGTTTTTCATGATGATCAACATGGAACAGCAGTTATTGTAGCTGCTGGCGTTCTCAATGCTTTGCATTTAACTGGGCGTGATATGAAGAATACGCGGTTGGTTTGTAATGGTGCTGGTTCTGCAGGGATTGCTTGTGTTGAACTCATCAAAGCAATGGGTTTTCCACCTGAAAATATTCTATTATGTGACACTAAAGGCGTTGTCTATAAAGGTCGTGAGGAGGGGATGAATCAGTGGAAATCTGCTCATGCTATCCAAACGGATAAACGTACTCTTGCTGAAGCGATGAAAGGAGCTGATATATTTTTCGGAGTTTCAGTTAAAGGCGCACTAACCCGTGAAATGGTCAAATCAATGGCTCCTCGACCAATTATTTTTGCTATGGCCAATCCCGATCCAGAAATTGCACCTGAAGAAGTTATGCAAGTACGTGATGACGCTATTATAGCAACAGGTCGATCGGATTATCCTAATCAAATTAATAATGTTCTTTGTTTTCCATATATATTTCGTGGTGCACTTGATGTGCGCGCGACAGTCATCAATGAAAGCATGAAAATTGCTGCAGCGAGAGCTATTGCAGATTTAGCGCATGAGGATGTACCAGATAGCGTTGCAGAAGCTTATCATGGAAATCGGCTAAAATTTGGCCCAAACTATATTATTCCCGTTCCATTTGATCCACGTTTGCTCACGGTTGTTTCAATTGCGGTAGCAAAAGCAGCAATGGAGAGTGGTGTTGCAAGAAAGCATATCGATGATTTAGAGGCTTATGAGCGTGATTTGAATGCTAGACGTGATCCCATCGCATCTACGATGCGTGGTGTTTATAATCATGTTCGTCAGGCGCCAAAGCAAATTGTTTTTGCAGAAGGCGAAGAGGAACAGGTAATGCGTGCAGCTGCCTCCTATGTTCATCAAAAATTGGGTAAGGCAATTTTGATTGGCCGTGAAAAGCAGATTAAAAATACTGCTGATGTTGCTGGAATTGATCTTGAACGTGAGGGTATTTCTATTATTAATGCTAAGCTATCTCAATATACGCATGCTTATGCTGATTATCTTTATAAAAAAATGCAACGCCAAGGTTGGTTATTGAGAGACTGCCATCGCCGTATCAATAATGATCGCAATTATTTTGCTGCTTGTATGGTAGCATTGGGTCATGCTGATGTAATGATTACAGGGGTAACCCGAAATTATGAAACAGCCTTAATGGATATACGCCGGGTAATTGATGAGAAACCAAAAGAACGATTGCTTGGTATCTCAATGGCTATTTGTCGTGAGCGAACTGTGTTTATTGCTGATACAGCTATATATGAACATCCTAGTGCCGAAGAACTTGCTGACATAGCTGAACAAACGGCCTCTTTTGTGCGTGGGTTGGGATATCAGCCACGGGTAGCATTTTTAGCATTCTCTACTTTTGGTTATATGAAAGGGCAGGTTACTCAGCACATCCAGAATGCTATCGATCTTTTGTATGAGCGTAAGGTTGATTTTGAATTTGATGGAGAAATGAGTGCTGATGTAGCACTCAATTCGAAATTAATGCAGCAATATCCTTTTATGAAATTAACAGAGCCTGCTAATATTTTGGTCATGCCTGGATATCATTCATCTTCAATTGCAAGTAAAATGTTACAAGAGCTTGGTCAAGCAACCATTATTGGTCCCATTTTAATTGGGCTAAAAAAATCTGTCCAAATTGTGCCGTTTAGTGGACACGATACAAATATCGTCAATATCGCGACACTAGCAGCTTATTATGCAGCAAAAATTGTTTAA
- the secB gene encoding protein-export chaperone SecB encodes MAEGEINNKNEGPVFAVLTQYLKDFSFENPNAPQSLRPREKAPQIDININVDANPVGNDNYDVTLSLSVKAADDTEILFHVELIYGGIFHIKNIPQEHVMPLVFIECPRLLFPFARQIISDATHNGGFPPLRIDPIDFAALFQKRIAEEQKNNSTQSS; translated from the coding sequence ATGGCCGAAGGTGAAATAAATAATAAGAATGAAGGGCCAGTTTTTGCTGTATTGACCCAATACTTAAAAGATTTTTCATTCGAAAATCCAAATGCCCCTCAGTCATTGCGTCCGCGAGAAAAAGCACCACAAATTGATATTAACATAAATGTCGATGCTAATCCAGTTGGCAATGATAATTATGATGTAACCTTATCACTTTCAGTCAAAGCTGCTGATGATACTGAAATATTATTTCATGTAGAATTGATTTATGGTGGTATTTTCCATATTAAAAATATTCCACAAGAACACGTTATGCCATTGGTTTTTATTGAATGTCCTCGTCTTCTTTTTCCTTTTGCCCGGCAAATCATATCCGATGCTACTCACAATGGTGGTTTTCCACCCTTGCGCATCGATCCTATTGATTTTGCAGCTTTGTTTCAAAAGCGTATTGCTGAAGAACAAAAGAATAACTCAACACAATCATCTTAA
- a CDS encoding FxsA family protein, translating to MTKFYHIKPRFFVVIVLSVLFVEIAGFIFVGNEIGILATLSLTLLTMIMGSILLRIQGISLFKNIQRKLIQGNMSEDYIADNVLIIIGAILLIFPGFISDILGISLLIKPIRTFTRFLFLSLHNKINAKTCANTQNAPEKIIELNAEDYQSYNIKESPWHKNDDH from the coding sequence GTGACAAAATTTTATCATATAAAGCCTCGCTTTTTTGTGGTTATTGTCCTCAGTGTTCTTTTTGTTGAAATTGCCGGTTTTATTTTTGTCGGAAATGAAATCGGAATTTTAGCAACTTTGAGTTTAACCCTTTTAACAATGATAATGGGAAGTATTTTATTACGTATTCAGGGTATTAGCCTTTTCAAAAATATACAACGAAAACTTATCCAAGGAAATATGTCAGAAGATTATATAGCTGATAATGTTCTCATTATTATTGGTGCGATTTTACTTATTTTTCCTGGTTTTATAAGCGATATTTTAGGAATATCACTTCTTATAAAACCTATACGCACCTTTACCCGTTTTCTCTTTTTATCATTACACAATAAAATTAACGCCAAAACCTGTGCCAATACTCAAAATGCACCCGAAAAAATAATTGAACTTAACGCAGAAGATTATCAGAGCTATAATATCAAGGAATCTCCTTGGCACAAAAATGATGATCATTAA
- a CDS encoding Tim44/TimA family putative adaptor protein encodes MEFDVVLVIALVIMVVVFMQLRNVLGKRTGFERPPFDPYSGCSKKQIETETVDHSISFPHKTNTQKKDFSEINAIAPEGSALNDGLRAICQADSNFSPQFFINGVQIAYEMIMTAFAQGDRDQLKNLLSQDVFESFCAAIEQRKKREEKVEFTFVGINKVEFVAAEMQKSEEFLTVRIVSEIISVTYNKQDECIDGDPEAIVEIKDVWTFVRSSLSQDPNWKLFATEDGN; translated from the coding sequence ATGGAATTTGACGTTGTACTTGTAATAGCTCTTGTTATTATGGTTGTTGTTTTTATGCAACTGCGTAATGTATTAGGAAAGCGGACTGGTTTTGAAAGACCTCCCTTTGATCCTTATTCTGGTTGTTCTAAAAAGCAGATTGAAACAGAGACAGTCGATCATAGTATTTCATTTCCTCATAAGACTAACACACAAAAGAAAGATTTTAGCGAAATTAATGCAATTGCACCAGAAGGGAGTGCGTTGAATGATGGTTTGCGGGCTATCTGTCAGGCCGATTCTAATTTTTCTCCTCAATTTTTTATCAACGGTGTTCAAATTGCTTATGAGATGATTATGACAGCTTTTGCGCAAGGCGATCGTGATCAGCTTAAGAATTTGCTTTCTCAGGATGTTTTTGAGAGTTTTTGTGCGGCGATTGAGCAGCGCAAAAAGAGGGAGGAGAAAGTCGAGTTCACTTTTGTCGGGATTAATAAAGTTGAATTTGTTGCAGCAGAAATGCAAAAAAGTGAAGAGTTTTTAACTGTGCGTATTGTCAGTGAAATTATTTCTGTGACTTATAATAAGCAAGACGAATGTATAGATGGTGATCCTGAAGCTATTGTAGAAATTAAAGATGTCTGGACTTTTGTTCGCAGCAGTCTATCACAGGATCCAAATTGGAAACTTTTTGCAACGGAAGATGGAAATTAA
- a CDS encoding Smr/MutS family protein: MVRGQEEEKHKLLMLEDSFLWEKVCRTIIPLHDRSSSFMRKDVENIEHKKLQVSHALPFSQQNPKQLAMVKKSRGTVEQTEKIYFFDRTTHRKIAKGHYPIEACIDLHGFIQDEAYFFLKKFLQSSQQRGLRYVLVITGKGQSHGSNGILCQYVPYWLSTPIFQYYIHAFEKASRQHGGNGALYVRLRSLYKGK, translated from the coding sequence ATGGTTAGAGGTCAAGAAGAAGAGAAGCATAAGCTATTGATGTTAGAAGATAGCTTTTTGTGGGAGAAAGTCTGTCGTACTATAATACCCCTTCATGATAGAAGCTCTTCTTTTATGAGAAAAGATGTTGAAAATATTGAACATAAAAAACTACAAGTAAGTCATGCTCTTCCATTCTCTCAACAAAATCCAAAACAATTAGCAATGGTTAAAAAAAGTAGAGGGACGGTAGAACAAACAGAAAAAATATATTTTTTCGATCGTACAACACATCGTAAAATTGCAAAGGGTCATTATCCTATTGAAGCGTGTATTGATCTTCATGGTTTTATACAGGATGAAGCTTATTTTTTCTTAAAAAAATTTCTACAATCATCTCAGCAGCGTGGATTGCGCTATGTTTTGGTTATTACAGGAAAAGGCCAATCACACGGGAGTAATGGCATTCTATGTCAGTATGTTCCTTATTGGTTATCAACACCAATTTTTCAATACTATATTCACGCATTTGAGAAAGCTTCTCGTCAGCATGGTGGAAATGGTGCACTTTATGTTCGGTTACGCAGTTTATATAAGGGAAAATAA
- a CDS encoding Hsp33 family molecular chaperone gives MNIENEKANNKTYSNNVYLNGNDIVLPFQIEELDVRGRIVQLGEAVNSILTSHQYPEPVSYLLAEALVLTVLLGTSLKIKGKFILQTHSNGPVNMLVCDFTTPYQLRGYARFDEKNLKQAIINGQTSSKMLLGKGTLAFTIDQGSHMKRYQGIVALDGSNLQEVACTYFDQSEQISTDIRLAVTMLINHDQQGKLTKTWRAGGILTQLLPQASPHHKTHIVHKQVQETKTHAQLKDQWQEVKVLTATLENEELTDPQVGPKRLLFRLFHEQGVIVFKASPIVAQCSCSRKKIKMILDKFSAKERAQTVENKQISVTCEFCSTAYYFKPQEFSEIEHE, from the coding sequence ATGAACATAGAAAATGAAAAAGCCAACAATAAAACTTATTCTAATAATGTCTACTTGAATGGAAATGATATTGTTCTTCCTTTTCAAATTGAAGAACTTGACGTGCGTGGACGTATTGTACAACTTGGAGAAGCTGTCAATTCTATTCTCACAAGCCATCAATATCCTGAACCTGTTTCTTATCTTTTGGCAGAAGCTTTAGTCTTAACCGTTCTGCTTGGAACTTCACTTAAAATTAAGGGCAAATTTATCTTACAAACCCATTCTAATGGACCAGTAAATATGCTGGTATGTGACTTTACTACTCCCTATCAACTGCGTGGTTATGCTCGTTTTGATGAAAAAAACTTAAAACAAGCGATAATCAATGGACAAACATCTTCAAAAATGCTGCTTGGCAAAGGAACTTTAGCTTTCACCATTGACCAAGGCTCCCATATGAAACGCTATCAAGGAATTGTTGCATTAGATGGGTCAAATCTACAAGAAGTTGCCTGTACTTATTTTGATCAATCAGAACAAATCTCTACGGATATCCGTCTGGCAGTTACCATGTTAATCAATCATGATCAGCAAGGAAAATTAACAAAAACCTGGCGAGCAGGGGGTATTTTAACCCAACTTTTGCCCCAGGCATCACCTCATCATAAAACGCATATAGTACATAAACAAGTACAAGAAACAAAAACCCATGCCCAACTTAAAGATCAATGGCAAGAAGTTAAAGTACTTACTGCAACTCTTGAAAATGAAGAACTTACAGATCCTCAAGTTGGTCCTAAACGATTACTGTTCCGTCTTTTTCATGAACAAGGCGTTATAGTTTTTAAAGCCTCTCCTATTGTGGCCCAATGTTCTTGTTCGCGCAAAAAAATTAAAATGATATTAGATAAATTCTCTGCCAAAGAACGTGCTCAAACAGTCGAAAACAAACAAATTTCAGTGACATGTGAATTTTGTTCAACAGCTTATTATTTTAAACCACAAGAATTTTCTGAAATAGAACATGAATAA
- a CDS encoding aspartate aminotransferase family protein, with translation MGSTSTQSLYNSYARRNLCFKQGNGVWLISDKGERYLDFTSGVAVNILGYAHPKLIDALKIQAEKLWHISNLFQSPEQETLATRLCANSFADKVFFCNSGAEALECAFKTARHYHYAHGQPERFEIITFKDAFHGRTLATLAASGQEKYLEGFGPKVSGFIQVPFGDEKALRNAINKNTAAILIEPIQGEGGLRVVPLETLRLLRKLCDENNLLLILDEVQTGIGRTGKLFAYEWSDITPDILTLAKGLGGGFPLGACLATNEAAKSMTPGTHGSTFGGNLLGMAVGNSVLDIVSEPDFLNHVQHVAHQLKQGLLTILETYPDVICAIQGKGLMIGIQCIIPQNDVISALENEHILSVSASNNFVRFLPPLIITDEEIHEGLRRIEKAIAHLSQIHNKK, from the coding sequence ATGGGAAGCACCTCTACACAATCACTGTATAATAGTTATGCTCGACGTAATTTGTGTTTTAAACAAGGCAATGGTGTATGGCTTATTTCCGACAAAGGAGAGCGTTATCTTGATTTTACATCTGGCGTTGCTGTTAATATTTTAGGGTATGCTCACCCAAAATTAATTGATGCCCTTAAAATACAGGCTGAAAAACTTTGGCACATCTCCAATCTTTTTCAATCACCTGAACAAGAGACCCTTGCTACGCGTCTTTGTGCAAATAGCTTTGCTGATAAAGTTTTTTTCTGTAACTCTGGTGCAGAAGCATTAGAGTGTGCATTTAAAACTGCCCGACATTATCACTATGCACATGGTCAACCAGAGCGTTTTGAAATTATCACTTTTAAAGATGCATTTCATGGCCGCACACTTGCAACACTTGCTGCTAGCGGACAAGAAAAATATCTTGAAGGTTTTGGCCCTAAAGTGAGTGGTTTTATTCAAGTTCCTTTTGGGGATGAAAAAGCTTTACGTAATGCTATCAATAAAAATACTGCAGCCATCCTTATTGAACCCATTCAAGGAGAAGGGGGGCTACGAGTAGTACCTCTCGAAACTCTAAGGCTTTTACGCAAACTATGTGATGAAAACAACTTATTATTGATTTTAGATGAAGTTCAAACTGGTATCGGACGAACAGGTAAACTTTTCGCCTATGAATGGAGTGATATTACACCTGATATTCTTACTTTAGCAAAAGGACTGGGTGGTGGCTTTCCATTAGGTGCTTGCCTTGCAACAAATGAAGCTGCAAAAAGTATGACACCGGGAACACATGGCTCAACTTTTGGAGGTAATCTTCTTGGTATGGCTGTTGGCAATAGTGTTCTTGACATTGTGTCAGAGCCTGATTTTCTTAATCATGTTCAACACGTAGCTCATCAGTTAAAACAAGGACTTTTAACTATTCTTGAAACTTATCCTGATGTTATTTGCGCAATTCAAGGAAAAGGTCTTATGATAGGTATTCAGTGTATCATCCCCCAAAATGATGTTATCAGCGCATTGGAAAATGAACATATTTTAAGTGTTAGTGCCAGCAACAATTTTGTACGCTTCTTACCCCCTCTCATCATAACTGACGAAGAAATACATGAAGGCTTGCGTCGTATTGAGAAAGCAATTGCTCACCTCTCACAAATTCATAACAAAAAATAA
- a CDS encoding GcrA family cell cycle regulator, which translates to MGWTCERVELLKKFWSEGLSASQIAAQLGGVSRNAVIGKVHRLKLPGRGKTTSVTSRVQKTPAGVGSSMPRMRRVASSVVPESPISCSVGATALKMDFITEDVTAVDVIEQSKVVVPISRHLNLLQLSENTCRWPVGDPLSSDFHFCGADSGEGNPYCAFHAKIAFQPMSEKRRIRI; encoded by the coding sequence ATGGGTTGGACATGTGAACGCGTTGAACTTCTTAAGAAGTTTTGGAGTGAGGGTCTAAGTGCAAGTCAGATTGCTGCTCAGCTGGGTGGGGTCAGCAGAAATGCAGTAATCGGTAAAGTACACCGGCTAAAATTACCAGGGCGTGGTAAAACAACATCCGTGACATCGCGTGTACAAAAAACACCAGCAGGTGTTGGTTCATCAATGCCACGAATGCGCCGTGTTGCATCCTCTGTAGTTCCAGAAAGTCCTATTTCTTGCAGTGTTGGGGCAACAGCTTTGAAAATGGATTTTATAACCGAGGATGTGACAGCAGTTGATGTTATAGAGCAATCAAAAGTGGTTGTTCCTATTTCACGTCATCTTAATCTTTTGCAACTGAGTGAAAATACATGTAGATGGCCGGTCGGAGATCCTTTGTCGTCAGATTTTCATTTTTGTGGTGCTGATTCTGGTGAAGGAAATCCTTATTGCGCTTTTCATGCCAAGATAGCATTTCAACCAATGTCAGAAAAACGGCGAATAAGAATATAA
- a CDS encoding DsbE family thiol:disulfide interchange protein, whose translation MKTTPFKFKKSVSLPPLLGLFAPFLLFLLLILLLFSSIKNKHSNDLFLTSNILIGKPAPKTHLPLLNRNGYLNSEQFKGRITLINFWGSWCPPCRKEHPVLMKIAKDHRFDLIGINFKDNKENAKRFLTHFGNPFKFTAFDTSNHTAINWGVYGPPETFILNEENIIIARHIGPLTWQIYQTEILPKIEKAITVKESAMINYLFHPNKQF comes from the coding sequence ATGAAAACCACTCCATTCAAATTTAAAAAAAGCGTATCTTTACCTCCCTTACTTGGTCTTTTTGCACCGTTTTTGCTCTTTCTTCTACTAATCTTACTGCTCTTTAGCTCTATAAAAAATAAACACTCCAATGATCTCTTCCTCACCTCAAATATATTAATTGGAAAACCAGCTCCTAAAACTCATCTTCCCTTGTTAAATAGAAATGGTTATTTAAATTCAGAACAGTTTAAAGGACGTATAACATTAATTAACTTTTGGGGATCCTGGTGTCCACCTTGCCGTAAAGAGCATCCCGTTCTTATGAAAATCGCAAAAGATCATCGTTTTGATCTTATCGGAATTAATTTTAAAGATAACAAAGAAAATGCCAAACGTTTTTTAACTCATTTTGGCAATCCTTTTAAATTTACTGCTTTTGATACTTCAAACCATACCGCCATTAACTGGGGCGTATATGGACCACCGGAAACCTTTATTCTAAACGAAGAAAATATCATCATTGCCAGACATATTGGCCCTTTAACATGGCAAATTTATCAAACAGAAATTCTGCCAAAAATAGAAAAAGCGATAACTGTAAAAGAATCTGCTATGATAAATTATTTATTTCACCCAAATAAACAATTTTAA
- the ccmD gene encoding heme exporter protein CcmD, translating into MPNSNNIQNKLLENFSQRIDFLLGTLHHEQTVILSYMLSAITLLCFIGYILRKGAYQRKILQQLQAKEMIWEEKCNENHSIQI; encoded by the coding sequence ATGCCCAACTCAAATAACATTCAAAATAAACTTTTAGAAAATTTTTCTCAGCGCATTGATTTTCTCCTTGGCACTCTTCACCACGAACAAACCGTCATTCTAAGCTACATGCTTTCTGCAATCACTCTTCTTTGTTTTATTGGGTATATTCTCCGTAAAGGAGCATACCAAAGAAAAATCCTGCAACAACTACAAGCAAAAGAGATGATTTGGGAAGAAAAATGCAATGAAAACCACTCCATTCAAATTTAA
- a CDS encoding heme ABC transporter permease produces MNELSHQKNTKLFLANSARFMEISSAVLPWLTGATVFFLILGLVLIIYSPDDYQQGITVRIMYIHVPFAWLSTICYIMMSAAALSSLIWNNHLADIALKCNAPIGAIFTALALMTGALWGRPTWGTWWVWDARLTSVLILFFIYLAIIMLACAFDNQVKATRATAILTLIGLVNIPIIKFSVNWWNTLHQSASLLRLGGTTIDGPMLWPLIIMMFCFILLFILLNLMAMQNEIIRRHIQTLQTKITRRII; encoded by the coding sequence ATGAATGAATTATCACATCAAAAAAATACGAAGCTTTTCCTTGCAAATTCAGCCCGTTTTATGGAAATCAGCAGTGCTGTTTTACCTTGGTTAACCGGCGCAACAGTGTTTTTTCTTATCCTAGGATTAGTTCTTATTATATATTCTCCTGACGACTATCAACAAGGTATTACTGTTAGGATTATGTACATTCATGTACCATTTGCGTGGCTGTCTACAATTTGCTATATTATGATGAGTGCTGCTGCACTAAGTAGCCTGATTTGGAATAATCATCTTGCTGATATAGCACTCAAATGTAACGCTCCCATTGGAGCAATTTTTACAGCCTTAGCCTTAATGACAGGAGCCCTTTGGGGGCGCCCTACATGGGGAACATGGTGGGTATGGGATGCTAGATTAACATCAGTTTTGATCTTATTTTTTATTTATCTTGCTATTATCATGCTCGCCTGTGCTTTTGATAACCAAGTAAAAGCCACACGTGCTACAGCAATTTTAACACTGATTGGATTAGTTAATATTCCTATTATTAAATTTTCCGTCAATTGGTGGAATACGCTTCATCAATCAGCATCACTTTTACGTTTAGGTGGCACAACAATTGATGGCCCCATGCTCTGGCCACTTATAATCATGATGTTTTGTTTTATTCTTTTATTTATCTTATTAAATTTAATGGCCATGCAAAATGAAATCATCCGTCGTCATATTCAAACACTTCAAACTAAAATAACTCGTCGTATTATTTAA
- the ccmB gene encoding heme exporter protein CcmB, producing MKALLWRDLKLILGPQVSLLTELLFFIAVIMIIPFAIGPDPDTLARIGPGILWLGALLASLLNLNKLFQIDYDDGNLDQLILATQRQSLTLIVFTKCLAHWAGTMLPLILTTPILAFMLYLDARTTFATMLTLLCGTPSIIFIGAIGAALAISLPHSTILTFIIILPWTIPIMIFGVAAVTAPITPNIFFTALAFLIAFSLFLSVFSPFVVAITLKYLLE from the coding sequence ATGAAAGCATTATTATGGCGAGATCTTAAATTAATTTTAGGGCCACAAGTTTCTTTGCTAACAGAACTCTTATTTTTTATTGCTGTTATTATGATAATTCCTTTTGCCATCGGGCCAGATCCAGATACTCTTGCACGGATAGGTCCAGGTATATTATGGCTTGGTGCTCTTCTAGCTAGCCTACTTAACCTTAATAAACTGTTTCAAATTGATTATGATGATGGAAATCTTGATCAACTTATCCTTGCCACTCAAAGACAAAGTTTAACACTTATTGTTTTTACCAAATGCCTTGCCCATTGGGCAGGAACTATGCTTCCTCTTATTCTTACCACCCCTATTTTAGCATTTATGCTCTATTTAGATGCTAGAACAACTTTTGCAACGATGCTCACCCTTTTATGTGGAACACCTTCTATCATTTTTATAGGTGCTATTGGCGCAGCATTAGCAATATCATTGCCGCATAGTACTATTCTCACTTTTATTATTATTCTGCCATGGACAATCCCAATCATGATTTTTGGTGTTGCAGCTGTGACGGCCCCAATAACACCAAACATCTTTTTTACTGCCTTGGCTTTTCTTATTGCTTTCTCACTTTTTTTGAGTGTCTTTAGCCCTTTTGTAGTAGCTATAACACTGAAATATTTATTAGAATAA
- the ccmA gene encoding heme ABC exporter ATP-binding protein CcmA, with amino-acid sequence MVLLGKNLAAHRNKEILFQGLSFCLLPQQLMTITGPNGIGKSTLLRIIVGLLEATEGYVVFKDHKQTYPLASVCHYLSIQNAMKSSLSVIDNLQFWAEFYGQYLRTPHEALADIGLSDLGHLPFRVLSTGQKRRVAIARLLLSYRPVWILDEPTSGVDRHTQIIFANLFQNHLNQGGMIITATHIPLGLSENHTIALENFLPF; translated from the coding sequence ATGGTGTTATTAGGTAAAAATTTAGCAGCACATAGAAATAAAGAGATTTTATTTCAAGGCCTTTCTTTTTGTTTACTTCCACAACAACTCATGACAATTACAGGCCCAAATGGTATCGGAAAATCAACATTACTACGAATCATTGTCGGCCTTCTTGAAGCTACTGAAGGGTATGTTGTGTTTAAAGACCATAAACAGACATACCCCTTAGCTAGTGTATGTCATTATCTAAGTATTCAAAATGCCATGAAATCCTCTTTGTCAGTCATTGACAATTTGCAATTTTGGGCAGAGTTTTACGGTCAATATTTGCGCACTCCTCATGAAGCTCTTGCAGATATTGGTCTTTCTGATCTTGGACATTTACCTTTTCGCGTTTTATCAACTGGACAAAAAAGACGTGTAGCTATTGCTCGTCTTTTACTATCCTATCGTCCTGTTTGGATTCTAGATGAACCAACATCTGGTGTTGATAGACATACTCAAATTATTTTTGCAAATCTTTTCCAGAACCATCTCAACCAAGGTGGCATGATTATTACTGCAACCCATATACCACTTGGTCTTTCAGAAAACCATACGATTGCCCTAGAGAATTTTCTACCCTTTTGA